In Alosa sapidissima isolate fAloSap1 chromosome 11, fAloSap1.pri, whole genome shotgun sequence, a single window of DNA contains:
- the LOC121724625 gene encoding keratin-associated protein 10-6-like, protein MPTTALPAPMRHANHSSACTHAPCAMPTTALPAPMRHANHSSACTHAPCQPQLCLYPCAMPTTALPAPMRHAPCQPQLCLHPCAMPTTALPAPMRHANHSSACTHAPCAMPTTALPAPMRHANHSSACTHAPCAMPTTALPAPMRHANHSSACTHAPCQPQLCLHPCTMRHANHSSACTHATCQPQLCLHPCAMPTTALPAPMRHANHSSACTHAPCQPQLYLHPCAMRHANHSSACTHAPCQPQLCLHPCAMPTTALPAPMRHANHSSACTHTPCQPQLCLHPCAMRHANHSSGPRPSPFLRGT, encoded by the coding sequence ATGCCAACCACAGCTCTGCCTGCACCCATGCGCCATGCCAACCACAGCTCTGCCTGCACCCATGCGCCATGCGCCATGCCAACCACAGCTCTGCCTGCACCCATGCGCCATGCCAACCACAGCTCTGCCTGCACCCATGCGCCATGCCAACCACAGCTCTGCCTGTACCCATGTGCCATGCCAACCACAGCTCTGCCTGCACCCATGCGCCATGCGCCATGCCAACCACAGCTCTGCCTGCACCCATGCGCCATGCCAACCACAGCTCTGCCTGCACCCATGCGCCATGCCAACCACAGCTCTGCCTGTACCCATGCGCCATGTGCCATGCCAACCACAGCTCTGCCTGCACCCATGCGCCATGCCAACCACAGCTCTGCCTGCACCCATGCGCCATGCGCCATGCCAACCACAGCTCTGCCTGCACCCATGCGCCATGCCAACCACAGCTCTGCCTGCACCCATGCGCCATGCCAACCACAGCTCTGCCTGCACCCATGCACCATGCGCCATGCCAACCACAGCTCTGCCTGCACCCATGCGACATGCCAACCACAGCTCTGCCTGCACCCATGCGCCATGCCAACCACAGCTCTGCCTGCACCCATGCGCCATGCCAACCACAGCTCTGCCTGCACCCATGCGCCATGCCAACCACAGCTCTACCTGCACCCATGCGCCATGCGCCATGCCAACCACAGCTCTGCCTGCACCCATGCGCCATGCCAACCACAGCTCTGCCTGCACCCATGCGCCATGCCAACCACAGCTCTGCCTGCACCCATGCGCCATGCCAACCACAGCTCTGCCTGCACCCATACGCCATGCCAACCACAGCTCTGCCTGCACCCATGCGCCATGCGCCATGCCAACCACAGCTCTGGCCCACGCCCATCTCCCTTTCTCCGAGGCACATAA